The Montipora capricornis isolate CH-2021 chromosome 1, ASM3666992v2, whole genome shotgun sequence genome contains a region encoding:
- the LOC138038452 gene encoding uncharacterized protein isoform X2, which produces MASIYPRFTAAVLLILFTLPKLSKPCIHLLEERRKPMSVGQRAVLVKVVFIGKVINVYKKDALTETHPADFRVWKVLKGRKIVEEVFETYPSDLIRVYGFGESRLCLSPVEPGDVHMVFMVYEPKSRVLVARYEDIFGATSPPTASNEEEVLQALGWKSWSSWSKCSKSCDGGEQLRTRKCSLKDCDGSKREERSCNMHDCYDVKDILRHIREEQRVPLYKNENIKVGNGLTLSTKVSRVFRFYFPEDFSILITFRARKLTNVYLVAMHDYRKTLTLGLRITPHMLTFEFEKNPATFDSRVSLDFPVEVREEQWYSASISVQEREVTVYWNCEKIGTKSFHGKQSFIPDSLGMLSIGMPLLFSSGKTDEIEMREMYFVPDPNASKDQCEISMFKPRHFEGSGGSIGIDEKTDGSVEISWSEWSLCSHTCGLGKRKRVKLCDLKTSYSDEPREECLKALQSEQVKGCYLQDCPAQCDRPCLNGGFCLSRNQCQCQPGYSGDACEKVECKIHCQNGGTCVAPYKCSCPPGYGGTLCEKVLCSPPCQYGGRCVRPNVCHCPRGFLAPYCRPSCSPPCRNGGVCVGPNNCRCAKGFTGNQCLQAVCRQPCLNGGQCYEPDKCTCHYGWHGKSCEKARCFPDCQNGGTCIRRNICVCAREYTGYYCQFGVVNGRKL; this is translated from the exons ATGGCCAGCATCTATCCACGTTTCACGGCTGCtgtgttattaattttatttactctACCTAAACTATCGAAACCTTGTATTCATTTGCTGGAAGAGAGACGGAAACCAATGAGCGTGGGGCAACGCGCGGTACTTGTCAAAGTTGTGTTCATTGGAAAAGTGATTAACGTTTACAAGAAAGACGCATTGACAGAAACTCACCCCGCCGACTTTCGAGTATGGAAGGTTCTTAAAGGTAGAAAAATAGTTGAGGAAGTGTTCGAAACTTACCCTTCGGATCTCATAAGGGTTTACGGTTTTGGAGAGAGTAGATTATGCCTTTCCCCTGTCGAGCCGGGAGATGTACATATGGTTTTTATGGTTTACGAACCGAAGTCGCGAGTACTCGTTGCACGGTACGAAGACATATTCGGTGCCACATCACCGCCAACCGCTAGCAATGAAGAGGAAGTACTGCAGGCGTTAG GTTGGAAATCATGGTCAAGTTGGAGTAAATGCAGCAAGAGTTGTGATGGTGGCGAGCAGCTCCGCACAAGAAAGTGTTCATTGAAAGACTGTGATGGAAGCAAGAGAGAGGAAAGATCATGTAATATGCATGATTGTTATG ATGTCAAAGACATATTGCGACATATTCGAGAGGAACAAAGAGTGCCcttgtacaaaaatgaaaacataaaagtGGGAAATGGCCTTACTCTGTCAACGAAAGTTTCCAGAGTCTTCCGATTTTACTTTCCTGAAGATTTTTCGATTTTGATTACATTTCGAGCCAGGAAACTCACAAATGTGTATCTAGTTGCAATGCACGACTATCGAAAAACTCTTACTCTGGGACTGCGAATAACGCCACATATGTTAACTTTTGAATTTGAGAAGAACCCTGCTACGTTTGACAGCCGTGTCTCATTAGATTTTCCTGTGGAAGTTCGCGAAGAACAATGGTATAGTGCAAGCATTAGTGTACAGGAACGAGAAGTCACGGTCTATTGGAACTGCGAGAAGATTGGGACTAAGAGTTTCCACGGGAAACAGTCATTTATTCCCGATTCTTTGGGCATGCTTTCCATTGGGATGCCGCTGTTGTTCTCCTCTGGGAAGACCGATGAG ATAGAGATGCGTGAGATGTACTTTGTCCCAGATCCCAACGCGTCCAAGGACCAATGCGAGATTTCAATGTTCAAACCA CGCCATTTTGAAGGCAGTGGCGGGTCGATAGGCATTGATGAAAAGACGGACGGATCCG TTGAGATCTCGTGGTCTGAATGGTCTTTATGCTCTCACACTTGCGGGTTAGGAAAGAGAAAACGAGTGAAGCTGTGTGACCTGAAAACTAGTTACTCCGACGAACCGAGAGAAGAATGCCTCAAAGCGCTACAGAGTGAACAGGTCAAAGGCTGTTATCTACAGGATTGTCCCG CCCAATGTGATCGACCGTGCTTGAACGGAGGATTTTGTCTCAGTCGTAACCAATGTCAGTGCCAGCCTGGTTACAGTGGTGACGCATGTGAGAAAG TCGAAtgtaaaattcattgtcaaaatgGCGGTACCTGTGTGGCACCTTACAAATGCAGTTGTCCGCCGGGATACGGTGGTACACTTTGTGAGAAAG TATTATGCAGTCCGCCTTGCCAGTATGGCGGCAGATGTGTTCGTCCAAATGTCTGTCATTGTCCGCGTGGGTTCCTTGCGCCTTACTGTAGAC CCTCCTGTAGTCCTCCATGTCGTAATGGTGGAGTGTGTGTCGGACCGAACAATTGTCGTTGCGCGAAAGGTTTCACTGGAAATCAGTGCCTACAAG CTGTGTGTAGACAGCCATGCCTGAACGGTGGTCAGTGTTATGAACCCGATAAATGCACGTGTCATTACGGATGGCATGGAAAAAGCTGCGAGAAAG CTCGCTGTTTCCCAGACTGTCAAAATGGTGGCACTTGTATAAGACGTAACATCTGCGTTTGTGCCCGGGAATATACTGGATACTATTGTCAGTTTGGGGTG GTGAATGGTCGTAAATTGTAG
- the LOC138038452 gene encoding uncharacterized protein isoform X1 gives MASIYPRFTAAVLLILFTLPKLSKPCIHLLEERRKPMSVGQRAVLVKVVFIGKVINVYKKDALTETHPADFRVWKVLKGRKIVEEVFETYPSDLIRVYGFGESRLCLSPVEPGDVHMVFMVYEPKSRVLVARYEDIFGATSPPTASNEEEVLQALGWKSWSSWSKCSKSCDGGEQLRTRKCSLKDCDGSKREERSCNMHDCYDVKDILRHIREEQRVPLYKNENIKVGNGLTLSTKVSRVFRFYFPEDFSILITFRARKLTNVYLVAMHDYRKTLTLGLRITPHMLTFEFEKNPATFDSRVSLDFPVEVREEQWYSASISVQEREVTVYWNCEKIGTKSFHGKQSFIPDSLGMLSIGMPLLFSSGKTDEIEMREMYFVPDPNASKDQCEISMFKPRHFEGSGGSIGIDEKTDGSGTPILVDHPESTVEISWSEWSLCSHTCGLGKRKRVKLCDLKTSYSDEPREECLKALQSEQVKGCYLQDCPAQCDRPCLNGGFCLSRNQCQCQPGYSGDACEKVECKIHCQNGGTCVAPYKCSCPPGYGGTLCEKVLCSPPCQYGGRCVRPNVCHCPRGFLAPYCRPSCSPPCRNGGVCVGPNNCRCAKGFTGNQCLQAVCRQPCLNGGQCYEPDKCTCHYGWHGKSCEKARCFPDCQNGGTCIRRNICVCAREYTGYYCQFGVVNGRKL, from the exons ATGGCCAGCATCTATCCACGTTTCACGGCTGCtgtgttattaattttatttactctACCTAAACTATCGAAACCTTGTATTCATTTGCTGGAAGAGAGACGGAAACCAATGAGCGTGGGGCAACGCGCGGTACTTGTCAAAGTTGTGTTCATTGGAAAAGTGATTAACGTTTACAAGAAAGACGCATTGACAGAAACTCACCCCGCCGACTTTCGAGTATGGAAGGTTCTTAAAGGTAGAAAAATAGTTGAGGAAGTGTTCGAAACTTACCCTTCGGATCTCATAAGGGTTTACGGTTTTGGAGAGAGTAGATTATGCCTTTCCCCTGTCGAGCCGGGAGATGTACATATGGTTTTTATGGTTTACGAACCGAAGTCGCGAGTACTCGTTGCACGGTACGAAGACATATTCGGTGCCACATCACCGCCAACCGCTAGCAATGAAGAGGAAGTACTGCAGGCGTTAG GTTGGAAATCATGGTCAAGTTGGAGTAAATGCAGCAAGAGTTGTGATGGTGGCGAGCAGCTCCGCACAAGAAAGTGTTCATTGAAAGACTGTGATGGAAGCAAGAGAGAGGAAAGATCATGTAATATGCATGATTGTTATG ATGTCAAAGACATATTGCGACATATTCGAGAGGAACAAAGAGTGCCcttgtacaaaaatgaaaacataaaagtGGGAAATGGCCTTACTCTGTCAACGAAAGTTTCCAGAGTCTTCCGATTTTACTTTCCTGAAGATTTTTCGATTTTGATTACATTTCGAGCCAGGAAACTCACAAATGTGTATCTAGTTGCAATGCACGACTATCGAAAAACTCTTACTCTGGGACTGCGAATAACGCCACATATGTTAACTTTTGAATTTGAGAAGAACCCTGCTACGTTTGACAGCCGTGTCTCATTAGATTTTCCTGTGGAAGTTCGCGAAGAACAATGGTATAGTGCAAGCATTAGTGTACAGGAACGAGAAGTCACGGTCTATTGGAACTGCGAGAAGATTGGGACTAAGAGTTTCCACGGGAAACAGTCATTTATTCCCGATTCTTTGGGCATGCTTTCCATTGGGATGCCGCTGTTGTTCTCCTCTGGGAAGACCGATGAG ATAGAGATGCGTGAGATGTACTTTGTCCCAGATCCCAACGCGTCCAAGGACCAATGCGAGATTTCAATGTTCAAACCA CGCCATTTTGAAGGCAGTGGCGGGTCGATAGGCATTGATGAAAAGACGGACGGATCCGGTACGCCAATCCTTGTTGATCACCCTGAAAGCACAG TTGAGATCTCGTGGTCTGAATGGTCTTTATGCTCTCACACTTGCGGGTTAGGAAAGAGAAAACGAGTGAAGCTGTGTGACCTGAAAACTAGTTACTCCGACGAACCGAGAGAAGAATGCCTCAAAGCGCTACAGAGTGAACAGGTCAAAGGCTGTTATCTACAGGATTGTCCCG CCCAATGTGATCGACCGTGCTTGAACGGAGGATTTTGTCTCAGTCGTAACCAATGTCAGTGCCAGCCTGGTTACAGTGGTGACGCATGTGAGAAAG TCGAAtgtaaaattcattgtcaaaatgGCGGTACCTGTGTGGCACCTTACAAATGCAGTTGTCCGCCGGGATACGGTGGTACACTTTGTGAGAAAG TATTATGCAGTCCGCCTTGCCAGTATGGCGGCAGATGTGTTCGTCCAAATGTCTGTCATTGTCCGCGTGGGTTCCTTGCGCCTTACTGTAGAC CCTCCTGTAGTCCTCCATGTCGTAATGGTGGAGTGTGTGTCGGACCGAACAATTGTCGTTGCGCGAAAGGTTTCACTGGAAATCAGTGCCTACAAG CTGTGTGTAGACAGCCATGCCTGAACGGTGGTCAGTGTTATGAACCCGATAAATGCACGTGTCATTACGGATGGCATGGAAAAAGCTGCGAGAAAG CTCGCTGTTTCCCAGACTGTCAAAATGGTGGCACTTGTATAAGACGTAACATCTGCGTTTGTGCCCGGGAATATACTGGATACTATTGTCAGTTTGGGGTG GTGAATGGTCGTAAATTGTAG